CAGCTTATTCAAAATAAGCTGAATCCCTTTGCTATTCATAAGCACCCAAACGTATTCCCAGCTCCTCAACATTTCTTGAGCGAGGCAATAGAAAGGTGGGGGCTTCTCCCTACCTTTTCCACTTGAATGCAAAATTATCTTATCTTACTCCTTAGTACAGCCCTAACTTTACCTTATAGCCTGCCTAAGTAATGGAAATAGTGATTCTTAGctattcttaataattttctatTCTCATAATGAGATAGAACAAAAAACCCAACTTAACAATAGTATTAATGTCTCCTGTTTTCATATCCTTTAGTCAATGGCAAGGATCTTCATTGTGACCTCATAACAATCcctgaaaacaaacaataataataacaatagcaaaaCTGTACTGAGGACATACCAGGTACTACATTGCATGTtaaacatgtattatctcatttaatcattaaaACTGCCTggtagtcaggcgtggtggctcacacctcacaatcccagacctttgggaggccgaggtaggtggattatgaggtccaggctggttcaagaccagcctggccaacatggtgaaaccccatctctactaaaactacaaaaattagctgggtgtggtggcacatgcctgtagtcccacctactcaggaggctgaggcagcagaatcgcttgaatctgggaggcggaggttgtagtgagctaagattgcgccactgcgctccagcctagacaacaagagtgaaattctgccaaaaacaacaacaacaacaacaacaacaacaaaaaaaaaacaaaaacaaacaaacaaaaaaactgcctTATTTGTCAGGGACCATTACTTGGTCCACTTTGCATTTCCTCCACTATTCAGGTCCACTTTAGAGCTGCAAAACTGAAACTTAGGAAGGATAAATTTTCCCAAGGCCACTCAGCCAATAAATGGCAAAACTAGGATTCAAAGCAGGCTGTCTAGAGTCTAAGGTCTTAATTACCATGCTAGGATTAACAATCCCTTCCCATTTTGCAGCCTTGGAAATGGGTTCAAAGAGGCTAAATGGCCCAAAGTAGCATTAACAGTAGTAACAGTAGTAAGAGCAAGGGCTTCAGAGTCAGACAAACCTGGGCTTGAGCCTGGCTTAGCCCCTTCCTAGCAGATCCAGGCAAGTTATGTAATCCTTCTGACTCCCAGTTCCTTCATCTGTACAACAGGGATACTAATCCCCATCTCCATCCAACCATGACTGTGAGAGTAGAGAGTCTAACCTTGGCCTAAGTGTTAGTTGCTCAACATTTCTTGATCCATTCCCTTATCCCATTTCTCAAGGTCAAAAAGCCTTCAAGCCAAAACCCAAATCCAGAAGAGCTGAAGATGGGCTCTAGGCCCAGGAGTTCCATAACCTtgttgtgtgatcttggccaagTCACTTTTCTATCTCAGGCCTCACATGATGCTCCAGAAATCCTCTCTGGCCTCATAGCTGAAAGACACCTCTGTGATTTTCTGACTGCTAATCTGACACTGCAAACCCCGGGGGCAAGAGTTCTACCTCTTCTCTACTGCGGCCTATCTGAAGGAAGTGATCGGCTCAATTGGGAACTGTCGGTTTGCTACGGTGATTCTCACTGTGCATTGGTGATTGGGGGCTACTGTCAGAATATCATGGGGGAAGAGCATGTGTGGCAATTCTAAACAGTGTGAAAAAATCCTCCTAGGAGGCTCTGATAGGCCTGAACCTTGAAAATCTCTGCCCTGGGGGTATTTGGATGGGTTTCTGGGAGTCCACATTCCATGAAACAGAATGTATATTTTTGGGATCACAAATCCTTTGAAAATCTGATAAAAGCTATGGATCTAAGAAGCAGACATGTTCCCATGAAACTTTGCATATAATTTTCGGGGCTTTGTGGACCCTCTGCAGCCCATCCATGTACCCTTACATTCTGTTCTCCAATATTGGAGATACAAATTGATCATTGTCACTCCCTATGAATGGCCCATTGTCCATCAATGCTAGGGATGTTACTGCTCATGGCTGATATGAGCTCCTTGGAGACTGGAAAGCACAGGTACATGCAATCCACAGGGACAAAGGGAAGAGGTTAAACCCCAGTGCTCAGGCTGCCCTGAGCAGAGCTAGGGTCACCAATTTAAAAGTTCTGGAATCCACATATCAGGAAGATATCTCCCCCGATCCCTCTCATGCCCAGCAGCCGCCTTACCTTCCCAGCACCAATCACCTTCTCCGCAGCATAGACTGCCTGGCTGCATCGGGGGCAGCGCTCAGAGCCACCAATCTTCTGGGCAAATTTGGACGCATTGGGGTTGGTGGTGGGCCTGTGGCCAGGGGCTCTGCATGGAGAAGGGCATGGGGTGGTGACTTACAATGTAAGTATAGGTGGGGCTGGCACTGAGAGGGCATGACCCTACCTTCATCTCATGCCAGAGCAGCGGGCAGTTCTCTCTGCCAGAGTCACAAAGGCTAGGGCCTCTAGGGTcatctcccattttacagatggacaAACCAAGCCTCAGCACAATGTTATTTCCATTATAACATCATACTTCCCTCGGTCACCCAGTTAACTCCAGATTCATTTAACACCCCATTTGCTAAGAATTGCCCTCCTCTGCCCCTCATTCCTGCAGCTGGTCTATTAGCAGATTCTTTCCAGGAGAAATCTGCTGATGAATCATTCCCACTGGGGCAATGACCTTGGCTGAAACTTGGTAACTCATCCATCATTTCTGTCCACCTCCCCAGGCTGAGGAGCCAGCCAGGCTGACTGCCAACAGCCACCGTTTACCCAGAGGCCAGGGAGTGCTGTGGGGTAACAGGGGGTGGTGGGGCTGATGACACCCTATGGCATTTCCAAGAAAGGGAAATGACTTCTCCTCAGTAGTGAGAGACAGCATGGCTGAGAGTGAGGCTGGTGTGGCAGTGGTGCTGCCCTGAGCCCCTGGTCTCACTCTGACACTCACTAGCCGTGGGACCCCAGGCAAGTCACTGAGCCTGGGCTggattttctcatctataaaaagaggaggtaacatggcaaaaccctgtctctacaaaatacaaaattagccaggtgtggtggcacacgcctatactcccagctacttgggaggctgaggcgagaggatcacttgagcccaagaagcagaggctgcagtgagccaagattgcaccactgcactccagcctgggcaacagagcaagattcccttTCAAAAAGGGGAAATTGAACAAAAAGAGGAAATTGAACTAAGTAATTCTTGGGCCCCTCCCAGCTCTGACCCTTATACAAATATAGAATGCATGCTTCTtgcagggaggagcctggcctgtTTTAGTCCCTGCTGAATGCCCAGCTCCTGCAGCAGCCTGACACATAGGCGCTGCTCTGTGGTGCCTTTTAAATAACTGGTTTTCTGAGCCTTCCATTGCTTACCCAAAAATGGTTGCAAATACACGTGAGGCCTAATACAGGGGTGGGGGAGAGAGCTCAAGAAAAAGGTTGGGAGAGGATCTTTTACTCACTCCTCGTGCTTGATGCCCAGAGACTCCCCCTTGTCAGTGCTGAGGGTGCCTGCGCCCTGCCCATAGCCATAGCCTTTGGGCCCATACTTCTTGCCATAGCAGGACTTGCAGTAGATCTCCTCACCATGCACGGCCACAGTGGTGCTGTCCAGATTCTTCTTGCAGACCACTGTGGAGGGGAAGCGGAGGCGGTGAGTTGAAGCTGGGGTGAGCTgcttgctcactgcaagcttcctACAGCTGAAGCTCTCTGGGCTATTTGCATACATAATATCCTGATCTTTCAGGAACTGTCTAGAAATGGAGGCAGGTGGGATGACCAATGGGTGGGAGGACAGAGGGATGGGATCTGCATGTCTGACTCTAGAAATGCTGACCAACACCAATTCTTCTTCCAGGACTCCCTGTGTGTCTCCTTTGGTCCTCTGCACTCCCAACCttcctaggctgcagtgcaacaCAGGGTTCAGAGGCAACAGCCTAGGCTGACCCCAAGTCACACAATGCCTGTTGAGGTTCCTCACTCTGCCCTCAACAGAGACTGTATGTCCCAAtgagggaggagaaaaaagaaaagaagaagggcaGAGTTTTCCTGCCTTCAACAATGGAATCCAGAAGAGACTATCTGTGCATGCTGGCAGGGAGCCAATGGGGAGAGATGCAGGTGATGTGATACCCCAtaagaaatgtttaatatttattaagtgcccaACATGGTGGGCTTTGAAACGAGATGCAGCTCATGCTAATCACAAGAGGATTTGAAGTTTCTAATCTCAGAAATCACTTTGCCATGGGAAGAAGCGAGGTCAGACACTGAGAACTTCCTGAGTCCTGAAGTAAGACAGAGTGGAATGGGAGGAACTAAGGATTGCAATGGTCTGAGCTGGAAAGGCTGTGGGCCTCCTATTTCATTCTGTTAATCTCAGAGGGGAGCTATGCCCAGCTATCTAGAGTAAAACAgttttggctgggctcagtggctcatgcctgtagttccagcagtGGTAGGCCAAGGCTAGAGGattattgagcccaggagtgtgagaccagcctggggaagatggcaaaaccctgtctctatttatttaaaaataaataaataaataaaacttttaaaaataaaaataaagttgaaacaGTTCAGAGCCTGGGGTCATGAAGAGTCAGactgcccagaattgaatgccaGCTCTCTCCCTTTCCAGATGTGTGCAAGTTATTTTGCCTGTCCAGCCTCTGTGTCCTCATTTTGTAAATGAACATAATGTCTGCCCCAAAAGCCAGtggtgagaatcaaatgagatctGACATGTGAAGTACTTGGCACAATACCCTGCATACAACAAGTGCATAATAAATGTTGGCTACTCTTATTAGTATTATATAAAGTTAGTACCATCAGGAGACAAGGAAGTGGGAGGGACAGGTCCCGGCCTCAAGAGATCATTGCTTCTAACCTCCACATACTCCTCTCAAGGGATTCAACTGCATTCTATTTCTTTACTTGTCCTGTAATCCTAATTCGGTTTGATCATATTCCTTAAATATTGGAGTTCTGCATCTCAGTTGGACGCATCCTCAAATATGTCCTGAACATAGAAACCGAGGGATACCACTGGAGAAGCCACGCCTCTTACCACCCTCGGAGAAGCTCTCAGCTCCTTTCCTTGCAACTGCCATCCTCTTGTCTTTAAAAGGTCCAGCCCTCTGCCTGCTCCTCTCTCACCCTAAGCCCCAGGTTGGAGACTTCAGACTAAATAAGGACCCTCTTGTCCTGCCCTGGAGATCTCTATCTCATTCCAGCACTCTGGGCCATCCAAATATGGAACTTCCCACCATTCCCCCAGGGCCTGGTTCCCAAGAAGGAGGGAGAGCAAACCACAGGCCAAGGGCTCCAACATTCCCTTCTAGGGTGGGAAGTCAGGAATTGGCCTGGAATTGTTTTCCTGTAAGATCCAAATTGAACTGAAAATTCCAAGACCAGAGAGAAGGCAGAGTGTTTGGGGGAACAGAGGTATCTTTTGGCTGATCTCTCCAGTAGGAGACCCAGGAACTCAGCCCAGGGCAGACCTCAGGGCCTGCAAGTTGACATCTTCCAGATGGTTCCCCTACCTAGGACCTCCCTGCTCCTTTCTGCTTTGCCTTGGCCCTTCTGTTCTCCCAGAGGCCCAATCCTGCCCATGGTGGCCTTCTGCCCCTCTACCTCCATCCAGGTGATGTAGTGAGAGACTCTGCAGCTCACTTGTAAGATCCACCAAAGACTCAATCAAGGAGAATTTTGAAGGCAGGCCTGAATAAATTTCTACCATATCACGGTAAGCCaataaggggggaaaaaaaaaagactggatttGTTGGAAATGCATACTTCCAGATGTCACTTCGGTGGGCCCTTGTGATGCTGCTTGGAAATACAGGGAAAAGGCAGCCCCAGGGGAGAGGTCAGAGGCCCCTTACCCCACTCAGAAATGGAGAATGATTCTCTGCTTCTAGAAGGAAAACCAAGGCCCACAAAACAGTTCCAGATCACGTGTTGGCCAGATGCAGGGCCAGGCCAGAACCCAGCCCCTGACCTCCAGACCTGGTTGTTTTCTGCCAGCCATGGCTCCCCTCCAGTGGGCCATGCATGTGGGGCTGGGAGGGTGAAAAGTGACAGTAAGCCTCAGCCTGCGGGTGAGGAGACGCTGGTGTCAGAGGGTGCACAAGGCTTCCATGAGCTTCCCCTGTGCTCTTGGATTCTAGGGAACAGCCCAGGGCCAACCTGCAGGGCCCTGTTCCATCGACCACCATCACAGAGCTCTTCTTTCCTCACAGCTGGCTGCTAAACCCAACCTTCCCCAGGAAGGAGGTGGGTACAGCTCAGAGATGGGCACATAGCCTCAGGGCAGGTTCCCAGCCACGGAGCTGAGCTTTCCCACCAGCCTCTGAACCACCATCTGCTCATAGGATCTGGCAGCCCCTTTCAAGACCATGGTAGTGTACTGCAGGCCTTCTCAGTTCCCGCTCCCAGGCCAAGCCCAGAGTGAAGGTCATTCTCCCCAACTTTGCCTATGACATCATCATGTCTTCCTTCTGCCCATTCAGACCCTCAGGAAAgggcactgatatggtttggctgcattcctacccaaatctctccttgaattgtaataattcccatgtgtcaagaGCGGGGCCAaatggagataactgaatcatgggggcagcttcccccatactgttcttgtgatagtgaaaatgtctcacaagatctgatggttatataaatgggagttcccctgcacaagctctcttgcctgccaccatgtaagacatgcctttgcttctcttttgccttctgccatgattgtgaggcctctccagccatgtggaactgtgagtctgttaaacctcttttcttataaattgcctagtctcaggtatgtctttattagcagtatgagagtAGACTAATACAGGCATGTAGGTGGGCAAGCTGAGTAGAATCTGGAGCCAAGGACCCACACGGTCACAACTGTTTTTGGGGACCCATCCAGGCCTGGCCAGTGAGGGAGGTGGCCCTTACTGCCCTTGGCCCAGACCTGGCTAGCCTCTCCCTTCTTTGGGAAGGAAAGTCCTTTGATTCAGTGGGCACCCTGAATGGGGTGGACACTTATCACCCACTTCACTGGAAAAGAGAAATGATGCTTCTTCCATTCATAAACAAATCTTTGTCAGgaacccactgtgtgccaggcactgtgctaggcatgaGGAATGAGCAAGTTGTGAAGATGGCTCAGCCTGCTAGGACATGTGCAGTGCTAGGGGGTCCACTTGGTGCTCTGATACCTAAGAGCCGCACTGGCCCTGAGACCCTAGTGTGACCTGAGACTGCTTCCTGCGGCTGCTCATTGCATAACACCCCCACCCACCGCCCCCCACCCTCCCTGGAGCCCTGTTCCCCAGCCTGACTTTCTACAACTGTTTCTCATCCGCAACGCCCCTCACAccctgccccaggccctgctccttccttcctatGCCACCCCCTGAATTCCTGACTTCCCTCAACCCTCTGACCGACTACTCCACAAACAGGTCTACAGGCGGGCACTCCCACCCACAGCTGACCCCTTATGGTCAGTGATTAAGCAACATCTGAGAGCAAAGAGAGGGGCCCTTAGGATCCCAGCAGCCTAGACCCCCTTCCCAGCCAGCGCCAAGCTCTCTCTTATTCCCTCTGGAAAGATAAACGGCTTAGAAATTCCTAAGAGTAGTGAACTGCTGATAACAAGACGCTGCTGTTTCTGGCCTCCTTTGCAGGCTGGAAGCCAACAAAGCTCCACTAAACCTTGTTTACTCCCCATTCATCAGACGCAGCCCTGGAGCTGTCACTCCAGGCCCAGCTGAGCAGGATGTGGGGCCCCTGCTGCCCTATGCGGGGTGGCCTCAGGTTGGTCTGCCTAGCGACAGGCAGAGATGCAAATGGTCATTGAACAGGTGGCTCTTGGCCCATCTGGATCCTACTCTGGAGCACAAATCATGAAACTTTGCTTCATGTAATGCGGAACAGACAGGACCCCATTCTTGGATCTCCCAGATGGGCTGGGGCCTCAGCCCCTGGTGAGGGCTTCTTTTATCACACCCTCTTGCTATAGATCCCTCAGcagtgtgcgtgtatgtgtgtgtgtgtgcatgtgtgcgtgtgtgtgcatatcaTTTCTTCAACactcataattattttaagtgcTTTGTTTCACaagcttctttcattttaattctcacaacaatcccaCGAGGTAACTATTATTACCTCCACTGTAATAATGAGAAAACTCAACCAGAGAAACTGAGTAACTTGTCCATCATCACACAGATAATAAACACCGAATCTTTTTTAACTAAGACATTCTGCTACCATCCATTCTGCCTACCCTCATGGAGAATGTACCTTggtgggcatagtggctcacacctgtaatcccaacactttgggaggctgaggtgggcagactgcttaaacccaggacctcaaggccagcctgggtaatatagggagaccctgtctctctgaaatttttttaaaaaattggccgagcatggtggcatgcatgtgtagtcctagctactcaggaggctgaggtgagaggatcatttgaggtggaggttgcagtgagacactgcactccagcctgggtgccagcgtgagactctgtcttaggaAAGAAAATGCACCTTGCCTCTTCTTCTAACCCAGGCCTTCTGCTCTGATCACAATGAACCAACTCATTTAGGAACCTGAGGAGAGGCTTCTCCAAGTTGCCACATCCTGGAAACATCACCTGGTCCAAGTACCAGTGGGTACAGCATCACGGTATCAGGATCCCTGGGTCGACCTGACCTCTGTGAGTTGCTTGGCATCTTTTGTCTGATTTCCTACTAATCTAGGCTTGTGACTGGAGCAAACCTTGCTCCGGCTTCTTAGGAGTAGCTATCAGGGAACTTTGCACTCCCCCTTCCTCTCATCCCAGGCTAAGTTGGAATGGGAAGTGAAGAAGTGAATGGGCCGGGCTGcaaggggctgaggaaggaggagccCCGCTCTTCCTCCAGACTCAGCTTTGCCATGAGGTTGTGGCCTCTGTTTCCTTTGAACAAGATATAATTAGGGTCCAAAGGGCTGAAAGTGTTTTACTCTGAAATGATGAAATcatggcagggagagagagaagagagaactgAGTGGAAAGTTTTCTTAACCAAGTCTTTACAGCTTGGCTTTCAGCCCCCGAACGCCTGCCACCCCGACCCACTCTGGCCAGTTTATCCcttagaaagaagcttctgaacGGAACAAAGAGGCCCTTAAGTGCTTCCCTGCCCAGCTGCGCTTCAGCCAAATGTCAAGCTGTTTACATCCCACGGGACCAGTTCCCTGGGGTGTTGACAGGCCCAGCCTGTGGGGGCAGGCCTGTCCAGGGTGTCCAAGACAACAGCAACAGGGCCTGGGGCGTACTCACTGCACAGGAAGCAGGATTTATGGAAGCTGTTGCCTTCGCACTGAACCTCTTCGGCAAAGTAAACCGTCTTCTGACACACCCCACATTTCTTGCCTCCTCCCCAGTTCGGCATTCTGAAAAGGGACACAGAAATGGGAATTAATTTTACAGGGAGATGGAAATATCTCAGATTGTCCATGACAGAAATTCAACAGCCAGAGCCGGAGGAGAGAAAGATGAAGGGCAGAATGCCTAGTGGGGCCACCAGGCCTGGCAGAGCACTTTCTGCTAGCTCTCGACAG
This DNA window, taken from Macaca mulatta isolate MMU2019108-1 chromosome 1, T2T-MMU8v2.0, whole genome shotgun sequence, encodes the following:
- the CSRP1 gene encoding cysteine and glycine-rich protein 1 isoform X1, whose product is MPAGGVGQTSGFMGLTLDVCVPERRMPNWGGGKKCGVCQKTVYFAEEVQCEGNSFHKSCFLCMVCKKNLDSTTVAVHGEEIYCKSCYGKKYGPKGYGYGQGAGTLSTDKGESLGIKHEEAPGHRPTTNPNASKFAQKIGGSERCPRCSQAVYAAEKVIGAGKSWHKSCFRCAKCGKGLESTTLADKDGEIYCKGCYAKNFGPKGFGFGQGAGALVHSE
- the CSRP1 gene encoding cysteine and glycine-rich protein 1; the encoded protein is MPNWGGGKKCGVCQKTVYFAEEVQCEGNSFHKSCFLCMVCKKNLDSTTVAVHGEEIYCKSCYGKKYGPKGYGYGQGAGTLSTDKGESLGIKHEEAPGHRPTTNPNASKFAQKIGGSERCPRCSQAVYAAEKVIGAGKSWHKSCFRCAKCGKGLESTTLADKDGEIYCKGCYAKNFGPKGFGFGQGAGALVHSE
- the CSRP1 gene encoding cysteine and glycine-rich protein 1 isoform X2; its protein translation is MPNWGGGKKCGVCQKTVYFAEEVQCEGNSFHKSCFLCMVCKKNLDSTTVAVHGEEIYCKSCYGKKYGPKGYGYGQGAGTLSTDKGESLGIKHEEAPGHRPTTNPNASKFAQKIGGSERCPRCSQAVYAAEKSWHKSCFRCAKCGKGLESTTLADKDGEIYCKGCYAKNFGPKGFGFGQGAGALVHSE